The genomic window aaatttagaaaaattaaaaaacaacaataatcatcattagaaaaaaattattgttctggccttgagctcgattcgaaccttgaatgatttatcaataggccgataaaaacaaaaacaattgttaataaaccatgagcacttgggaatgtcaaacaaagtaattgacaataaacaaaaattcagcattatcagtgatttgcaccagatgacgcaacactgaataaatatagttggtaaaaaaaaggaatagaagtagcaaatttgccagtcaaacaaaccaccgctgtatagctaaatggttagcgcagcatgcctaaagcgtactgatgattagcacccttcgaaatggttctatctgcgcagctatggaaggttgtctgaaaaattttctgcttactattccaaaaacaaaatacaatttttcaaatttagaaaaattaaaatataacaataatcatcattagaaaaaaatttttgttctggccttgagctcgattcgaaccttgaatgatttatcaatagggcgataaaaacaaaaacaattgttaataaaccgtgagcacttgggaatgtcaaacatacggaaagcaaaatttatttaaattagagtcaaaatataaatcgccacacgtgtaacatggaaaaattgcacttctaaggctgtttacacaaaatgGTGCTGCAAGTGTAAACAATTCAAACTCCTAtgtgacactactttattttctatgtatttttcttgtattttctgtaatattttttgtcgagggagccaataaggtttcagtactggtgtaagtgtgtgaactgtATTTGAagaaactaacgaaatacaagaaaatacaacgtagttcattaaaaacaaacaagccagtttgtatttcgatagggttttttgacattaggccgttttttatttattttttctgacaaatgaaaattttgtttttagtttcaaaattttgtgcataaaaacacaattaaattcaaagtgtaaattgtgtgtgcaaatgagttttcaataagtgtacatttttcagtttttcaaagttaaggaattgacctccagattctggtgttacacaaatatagtgaacttgggtacagaaattcaaattaaaaagtttttcacaataatttgaaaaactgtaCGTTTTCTCTGCCTTTTACACTTAAAGGtttaaccctccgtaataaactaaacatttaatgaaaatcaataactctgaactgaatacttttcgccatgatataaaattaaaatgctgtggaacaagagcaacacttttgtgactacataaaccctgtttcaatcttttgcgtctctgcacagaaccctaaatgaccgttttcaaccgaaacaacaatggcaacccagattttcccgttatgctcacttaataaaagccttccgcgatttacaaccagattgactgaattttgtgtttgttagtgcagtcgggtggcttcgtgacacacgtatttgttgtcggcatggcgcaacgatacaaggtggcagcatggaacagctgattataaactttttttatttgatttgagacATCAACCattacatcaacttccggtgcagtacgattttgacatttgtccatcgaatttacaaaaacaaagtacatggaatttttagttatgtttgtaggtatgtcaccatgctgccaccttgtatcattccgctatggttgtcggctacacgttgatgaaaatcaaaaatttttgattgtttcgtttgacgctagcttatttgatagtcgcggggtgtgattgacaaaacgcagtgttgtatttagtttgtgtcgacattcaaaatgaacaagtgcgcggaagaacagcaattcatattaaaatttattgaaaattatcaatgtttatcAGCATTATGGAATATAAAGCTGGAAGCATATTCGAATCGTGAGGAAAAAGCAAAACAATACGAAATTCTGCTGGAAATTTATAAAGAACAGTACCCTAACGCCACAGTGGAGgacgtaaaaaaaaaatttacgttttgCGTACAAATTACCGCCGGGAAAAACAACGTCTAGCTGAAATTAGCCGAAGTGGGGCTGGCGCCGATGAATTGCTTGAAACAAATCTCTTTTACTATAATGAAATGGAGTTTTTAAATGATATTGACACTCCATGTGCATCAAAGAGCACCACAGGGAAAGAAGTGAGTTAAATAAATTGCATTTTTAAATTCACTTGTGGAATTTATAAAGTATACAGTGTTGTGCAATACAATCGCTATACAGTAGCGAGCAGTAAAAAAGATGGGTGTGAAGAAATTGTAATAGTATAAATAAAGAAAGTCCTTGGTATTGGTGTGCTATTTATAAAATTAGATATTGCCGCATTCCCCctaaatgaaatataaaatactaatatataccaatttcaaatgttttgcttttttatttaattaaatggaATATTAAATATACATTGTTGTCAGTATTATTGTTGGATGTATTAGCGGATGTACTTTTTTGCCACGAAACAGCTCCTTCATTCATAAAGTACTGTGCAAAATTGTTGCGAAATTCTTTCGCTTTGTCCGAGGAGTTTCTTAAATATGTACTCTCCAACGCATTAAGGTGTGTTTCATTATTGCGCCATGACCCTTGAACTATATTTCCAGAGTTTACTTTGTCTTGGTCAATTAAGTGGCTaaatgaataacattttttttggcgtaaaaaattgtgcaaatagcAACAAGCCAGAACTATTATTTGCGCCTTTTCTGGTGCCAACTGAATAGTCGTTTGCAGGACTCCGAATTGTGCTACTAAAATCCCAAACACATTTTCGACAATTCGGCGTGCTCTGCTCAACCTATAGTTGAATATTCGCTGTGTATTAGTTAGGTTGGTACCAGGATAGGGTTATTTAAGGTTAAATTTTCTTGCATTTGAAAAGCGTTGTCAGCAACAAAAACGTATGGCACTACCTTATCGCTATTCGGCAACTGTGTTGGAGTAGGAAGTGGTAAAGCTTTTCTGTAAATAGCTCTCCCAAATTCCGTGTTTTTTATAACACCACCATCTGATACGCGGCCATTTGTTCCAACATCCGCAACTATGAACTCATAGTTGGCATTCACTGTTCCCATCAGGACAatgctataaaattttttatagttgAAGTATTGTGAGCCGGAGTCAGGTGGCTTTTTGATCGCAATGTGTTTCCCATCGATCGCTCCAATGCAATTTGGAAAATTCCAAGCCTCACCAAAGCCATGGGCTATAGACTTCCACTCATCTTCTGACTGCGGAacctaaaaataattcaaaattaaaaaaaagtatttaatttttaccctattttgttttcatttcagaATCTATTTAGGAACACGGTAAGAAGAGAAGCCAAGAGGAAGCCAGATGCTGTCGATGCTCTGGTGGAAATTGCGACAAAACGGGTTTCTccgaaagaaaaaaacatttcaaCAGCAATTACTGATTCATGGGCAGTAAAATTAGAAAGAATGACTCGTGGTCAAAGAGTTCTCGTGGAAAAATTTGTAGACGAAATAATGTTTGAGGGGCAGATGGGAACTTTGCACAGAAACTCCCTTCAAATAAACGCAGGATATTCCTACCAAACACCAACAACATCAAGCCGCACCAATTCACCAATAATTCAGTACTCATACCAATCAACACCAATCAGATCAAGGAGCAACACTTCCACACCGATTCACTTTAACAGCAATagcagcactaattttgaagatgAAAGTGTAGACTCCGAATCAATTTCACAATTTTTCTCTACATTTACTGActcttaaatatttaaaaaaaaaatataattttaatgttAAGCCAACAAGAGACTCATAGAATTCAgtattacttttttttaaagtgttttatgtttatatattttttatttattaattatatgtacataattttatGGATATTTTTATATGGTAATAAAAGTGGAATTATTTTTGAAACAGCAAAAAATAAGATACATTATTTTATTATGGGCATTTTTAAAGAGTTATAAACATTATAAGAAAGTAATCATGCTAtattaagaaaatttgtcacaTCCCTATTTGACTTCTTTTAAACCTAGATTTTTTACTTGTTTTAAGGTACTTACCCTGATAGCATTTGAGAGACATGAAATTATAGCCTCACAAGTTTCCAAAACAATCAAACCAAGGGATTTTGGAGAAATTGCTGTTAAGAACTTGAGGTCTTCATATTTTTCTCCAGTCGCCAAATATCGCAATGTTGCTGACAACCGCATGTCGGGTGCTATTGCAGCTCGGAGCCttgtatttttcttttcaattaacgGCGTCACCATATACAAAAGTTCGTCAAATGTTTCCGAGTCCATTcgcaaaaaatttttatattcctcTTTACATGAAATTTTAATTCGTTTAAAAGATGCACATGTGTAAACCTATTACGTTTTGCGTACAAGCTTTTCATCCACAATTTCTTTTTATCGccctttttctttttatttaataaaactgctgtagttgcaagtaaagtcatcatccgatgacgacatattcacgtccgaacgctacggtttctcaatgcaaatgttgattgatggctttttatttgatagtcgcggggcaagcgtcaaatacccgccacgcacacatacaaaaattcagtcaatctggttgtaaatcgcggaaggctttaagcgagtgcctgtcagaaagaagtcaacacacttgtacttgtacactatgccatgcaaaaattattggattacgtgttccattttcttcatgttggagtactctaaccatagtaaattttaccaagtagcgcaactaacagctgatcggtgaaattcgcacattcacacgcacagttctcgactcagtttcaaaaaaaaactttagattatttagattatttaagtgagataatccttaccaattgatatatatatagaatatataaggcgtttttgttgttattaaaagaatctttttaattatattaatctttttaattaatttcatgcgattttaaagcattttcgtgcatataaatacaaccatgtgcatatacgttttgacattacattacatacacgttcgtatttgccattctcattgtttctaaattcgtaaacaatgactgcggatattctgtgtgatttttcgaaaaaatgtgttatttTTGTGAAACTTTATacttaatagggggactcatgtaaccgtataaatgccttataaagtgtataaacgtataaatttatctagtgcgtaaacgaactgtcaaattttgtatgaaaaatcatttacacaatttctataaatttacgcgcacatttcatttaggggactcatgtaaccgtataaatgccttataaagtgtgtaaacgtataaatttatctagtgcgtaaacgaactgtcaaattttgtatgaaaaatcatttacacaatttgtataaatttacgcgcagatttcattgtgtaaacgcggtaaactcaaaggaatgcaaccttgcagacattacagccggcattttcatcagaaatctccaacatcagcaagtaaaggcgttttagttttgatttttcacttaatcttggtattttttaatttgtataacaatcaaaaaaatttgtttggcaataatacagctgaaaaacaatcaagtttatcaagagtattactaggtgcgttcatataaccgcgtgtgtaaatggatataattttacaccttataagtttatatgctatcatgagtcatggaattcttaccacgaaaattgctctatcaataaaatgtagcagaacaatgacatttcacttgggagataatttacgcgaggcattaaaaatgaagtgttgaatgttcggacaaacacattgtcattaatttttgatgaaacaacgcacttatcagaaaaagacttggtttagtgtttagatatttcgatcggtattcaattattatacagttgaaacttttaatacgcttcatttttagtctgagttcaaaacccacacttactgaatctaggctctggtatgaagtttaaactgttggTGAAAAggaaagcatctataaaaatagcattaacacaattgcttagtttcatttacgatttattgagtttgccacaacgcaaatctTTTAActgttccttactaaaacctaactgcgctatacattttatttcattgtaatcaagcaaaactaggttcacaacgttagattggtgaaagacatagtcttatcctaaaaatttgaaaatgtgatacctaaaggtacaatttatttttgtttgtgcagtttgaactaaaaccaagtgtctcctttattaaaattttataggaaaaccctgaaacatcctacaattttcgctttttacaacaaatacgatactctattaacttgccgaattgtttgtataccaataaaataaaactaaaatttggtccttctttttgaggtctggtccttttttcgataaattttgtcccaaatgacaacatggtgtggcaaccgtgtttgagaatgcacgtgttaaggttgcatttttccgaacttaatttttttttaaataatgaaatagta from Eurosta solidaginis isolate ZX-2024a chromosome 3, ASM4086904v1, whole genome shotgun sequence includes these protein-coding regions:
- the LOC137246498 gene encoding putative nuclease HARBI1 — its product is MDSETFDELLYMVTPLIEKKNTRLRAAIAPDMRLSATLRYLATGEKYEDLKFLTAISPKSLGLIVLETCEAIISCLSNAIRVPQSEDEWKSIAHGFGEAWNFPNCIGAIDGKHIAIKKPPDSGSQYFNYKKFYSIVLMGTVNANYEFIVADVGTNGRVSDGGVIKNTEFGRAIYRKALPLPTPTQLPNSDKVVPYVFVADNAFQMQENLTLNNPILVPT